In the genome of Oncorhynchus mykiss isolate Arlee chromosome 18, USDA_OmykA_1.1, whole genome shotgun sequence, one region contains:
- the LOC110495730 gene encoding SLIT and NTRK-like protein 3 has product MLWLSLLSVVVLGCVTPTQTHTHTHTPTPTSTHTPMVDSSEEEVDEPCFEPCTCEVKEGVLHVHCDGRGFTNASQVSQSWLRPFKLNLQRNSLRRLYSNGFLHHSNAVAINLGNNALQDIRAGAFHGLGTLRRLYLHENKLEVFRNDTFSGLEALEYLQADYNVIKRIDSGALRYLLKLRVLILNDNLIPALPPHLFRSVSLTHLDLRGNRLKSLAYAGTLEYVGRSLMELQLEENPWICGCEAVQLQTWLGHIPYTAVVGDITCEYPFHLHGKDLREIPRKELCAGEVEGEGEKEGEREKHGGVQPPQHPPSNPKANPKPGRPRPTKPSSMVHHQNTHTSYSSTSSSSVEQRGRERSPRPTKRPRPSRTPPTQRSLLPNQPPPIAGYQTRPPIPIICPLGCTCNLHISDLGLTVNCKESGFHNVSQLTPRPLNGRKLYLSGNLIQRIYKSDFWNFSSLDLLHLGNNRISFIQEGAFSSLPTLRSLYLNGNNLQRLSPHMFLGLLNLRYLYFEYNEIGVVEAGAFSPMPSLQLLFLNANLLRSLPIGVFQGISLSRLNLRNNHFLSLPVEGVLEHLTGLVQVDLQQNPWECRCDAAPLKRWLEGLSAMVVVGEVVCHSPEETTGTDLRSLSLDLLCPDLDTHQATVENQGEWNSSTAPDGDFSLGYPVPGHGPLGPITKASIPLSVLVLSLLVLFVSAFFAAAALIAYALRRRHKLPFRRQGEVALAGIQMECGIFTEQQHHRLPVPKTPPPPLSALQHSLVYDSILPVVPGPNPNLSPSTHMCSSPVYKNEDGSVVKQQWQQQKQLSASKEKGNVGRYPSAGERESEGHYRFVAERERECNMEVSHPPISTVAGAVGPPLSDLRGNGTLCPTVIDSQGPTPKVGLVDCLFGISGMSAAVPEFRDLPDRYTRPPPPRYPHPPQPPQPPEPKEETRASQSLVVTTMTAYTGPSSSNQSQNSEFPRELRMRLSTKPDYMEVLDRSYQF; this is encoded by the exons ATGCTGTGGCTCTCCCTGCTGTCTGTGGTGGTCCTGGGTTGTGTGACCCCgacccagacacacactcacacacacaccccgacgcccacctccacacacacccctATGGTGGACAGCTCGGAGGAGGAGGTGGACGAACCGTGCTTCGAGCCGTGCACGTGCGAGGTCAAAGAGGGCGTGTTGCACGTGCACTGTGATGGGCGGGGCTTCACTAACGCCAGCCAG GTGTCTCAGTCCTGGCTCCGCCCCTTCAAGCTCAACCTGCAGAGGAACTCCTTGAGGCGTCTCTATAGCAACGGCTTCCTGCACCATAGCAATGCCGTGGCGATAAACCTAGGCAACAACGCGCTGCAGGACATCCGTGCCGGGGCATTTCATGGTCTAGGGACACTGAGACGCCTCTACCTCCACGAGAACAAGCTGGAGGTGTTCCGCAACGACACCTTCTCTGGCCTGGAGGCACTGGAGTACCTGCAG GCCGACTACAACGTCATCAAACGCATCGACAGTGGGGCGCTACGCTACCTGCTTAAATTACGAGTGCTCATCCTCAACGACAACCTGATCCCTGCTCTGCCTCCTCACCTCTTCAG atctgtgtctctgACCCACCTGGACCTGCGGGGGAACCGTCTGAAGAGCCTGGCCTACGCCGGGACCCTGGAGTACGTGGGCCGCAGCCTGATGGAGCTCCAGCTGGAGGAGAACCCCTGGATCTGTGGCTGTGAGGCTGTCCAGCTGCAGACCTGGCTGGGACACATCCCCTACACCGCAGTGGTGGGGGACATCACCTGCGAATACCCCTTCCACCTGCACGGGAAAGACCTGAGGGAGATACCACGCAAAGAACTGTGTGccggagaggtggagggagagggggagaaagagggagagagggagaagcacgGAGGGGTACAGCCTCCTCAGCATCCGCCCTCTAACCCAAAAGCGAACCCCAAGCCTGGGAGGCCCAGACCCACCAAGCCGTCCTCCATGGTTCACCATCAGAACACACATACCTCATATTCGTCGACTTCTTCATCATCGGtggagcagagggggagagagaggtcccCTCGGCCCACTAAGCGTCCCCGGCCCTCCAGGACGCCCCCCACCCAGCGTAGCCTCCTCCCCAACCAGCCCCCTCCCATCGCAGGGTACCAGACTCGCCCCCCCATCCCCATCATATGTCCTCTGGGGTGCACCTGTAACCTCCACATCTCAG ACCTAGGGTTGACAGTCAACTGTAAGGAGAGCGGCTTCCATAATGTGTCCCAGCTTACGCCACGCCCCCTCAACGGACGGAAGCTGTACCTCAGCGGCAACCTCATTCAGCGGATCTATAAGTCAGATTTCTGGAATTTTTCCAGTCTGGATCTACTTCACCTGGGAAACAACAGGATCTCCTTTATTCAG gagggAGCGTTCTCCAGCCTGCCGACCCTGAGGAGTCTCTACCTGAACGGCAACAACCTGCAGAGGCTTAGCCCACACATGTTCCTGGGTCTACTTAACCTCAG GTATCTGTACTTTGAGTACAATGAGATCGGTGTGGTGGAGGCGGGAGCATTCAGCCCCATGCCATCTCTCCAGCTGCTCTTCCTCAACGCCAACCTGCTGAGGTCACTTCCTATCGGAGTGTTCCAGggcatctccctctctcgcctCAACCTCCGCAACAACCACTTCCTCAGCCTGCCTGTAGAGGGGGTGTTAGAGCACCTCACTGGACTGGTGCAG GTGGACCTGCAGCAGAACCCATGGGAGTGCCGGTGTGATGCGGCCCCTCTGAAGCGCTGGCTGGAGGGCCTGAGTgcgatggtggtggtgggggaggtGGTCTGTCACTCACCAGAAGAGACCACAG GTACAGACCTTCGCTCTCTTTCCCTGGACCTCCTCTGTCCAGACCTGGACACCCACCAGGCCACGGTGGAGAACCAGGGGGAGTGGAACAGCTCCACAGCCCCAGACGGTGATTTCTCTCTGGGCTACCCCGTGCCAGGCCATGGCCCCCTGGGTCCCATCACCAAGGCTTCCATCCCTCTGTCGGTGTTGGTGCTCAGCCTGCTGGTGCTGTTCGTGTCGGCGTTCTTTGCGGCAGCGGCGCTGATCGCCTATGCCCTGAGGAGGCGGCACAAGCTGCCGTTCCGGCGGCAGGGAGAGGTGGCTCTGGCCGGGATCCAGATGGAATGTGGGATATTCACCGAGCAGCAGCACCACAGGTTACCGGTACCGaagacccctcctcctcctctgtctgccTTGCAGCATAGCCTTGTCTACGATAGCATCCTCCCCGTCGTCCctggccctaaccctaacctcagtCCCTCAACACACATGTGCAGTAGCCCAGTCTATAAGAATGAGGATGGTTCAGTGGTGAAGCAGCAATGGCAACAACAGAAGCAGCTCTCTGCTTCTAAAGAGAAAGGGAACGTGGGAAGATACCCCtcggcgggggagagagagagcgaaggacaCTATCGTTttgtggcagagagagagcgagagtgtaaCATGGAGGTGTCCCATCCCCCCATCAGTACCGTTGCCGGGGCAGTGGGACCCCCTCTTTCAGATCTCCGTGGAAACGGGACCCTCTGCCCAACGGTCATAGACAGCCAGGGCCCCACCCCCAAGGTGGGATTGGTTGACTGCCTGTTTGGGATCTCTGGAATGTCCGCCGCCGTCCCAGAGTTCCGAGACCTGCCGGACAGGTATACACGTCCCCCACCACCCCGCTATCCCCACCCTCCACAACCCCCTCAGCCCCCCGAACCCAAAGAGGAAACTAGAGCCAGCCAATCACTCGTAGTTACTACAATGACAGCGTACACGGGGCCAAGCAGTAGTAATCAGAGCCAGAACTCAGAGTTTCCGCGAGAGTTGAGAATGAGACTCAGTACCAAGCCGGATTACATGGAAGTCCTGGACAGATCTTATCAGTTCTAA